One Antiquaquibacter oligotrophicus genomic region harbors:
- a CDS encoding sensor histidine kinase, with the protein MRRRLAFRTRLAIIITTTFVAAGAALLAVQYVVVQGLFASAVSVTMVSCAAVPPGDVLDIEISIDDTGCSSPSVAGVSPTTPVDAGTTDVVGAVLQQSQFLSDEIVGGLLVSSIVSLIVFAGIAAWIASWLARRSLDRIGEVTSATRDITEHDLDRRLQLPGPHDEIKELGDTIDEMLDRLQLAFAARDRFVANASHELRTPLTTTRTALEVPLEHGDVPETLEPAVRRAIRATEHSERLIAALLSLSRARHGSDDVEPVSLGAVVLAELEELDDTGDLTVDVDVSDTTVLGDTTLIARAVRNLLDNAIRHNVSGGWVRVRVAEGTLLVENSGATIDEESVALLTEPFYRGADSRLSGRGHGLGLAIVDGIAQRHGGSLTLDARPTGGLSASLRLPLIDA; encoded by the coding sequence GTGAGACGCCGGTTGGCCTTCCGCACACGACTGGCCATCATCATCACGACAACCTTCGTGGCGGCGGGAGCCGCGCTCCTCGCCGTGCAGTACGTCGTCGTGCAAGGGTTGTTCGCGTCCGCGGTCAGTGTGACGATGGTCAGCTGCGCCGCCGTGCCGCCGGGGGATGTGCTCGACATCGAGATCTCGATAGACGACACCGGATGCTCGAGCCCCTCAGTCGCGGGCGTGTCCCCCACGACCCCCGTCGACGCCGGCACGACCGACGTCGTCGGTGCCGTCCTCCAGCAGTCCCAGTTTCTGTCCGACGAGATCGTCGGCGGCCTGCTCGTCTCCTCCATCGTGAGTCTCATCGTCTTCGCGGGTATCGCCGCCTGGATCGCGTCGTGGCTCGCACGACGATCGCTCGACCGCATCGGCGAGGTCACCTCCGCGACGCGCGACATCACCGAGCACGATCTCGATCGCAGGCTCCAGCTGCCCGGTCCCCATGACGAGATCAAGGAACTCGGTGACACCATCGACGAGATGCTCGATCGCCTACAACTGGCTTTCGCTGCCCGCGATCGTTTTGTTGCCAACGCCTCCCACGAACTGCGGACACCCCTGACGACTACACGCACGGCGCTCGAAGTTCCGCTCGAGCATGGCGATGTGCCGGAAACTCTCGAGCCGGCGGTGCGCCGCGCCATCCGTGCCACCGAGCACAGCGAGCGACTTATTGCCGCCCTGCTCTCGCTCTCTCGCGCACGGCACGGTTCGGACGACGTCGAGCCTGTCAGCCTCGGTGCTGTCGTGCTCGCCGAACTCGAGGAACTGGACGATACCGGCGACCTCACCGTGGACGTCGACGTCTCGGATACGACGGTGCTCGGGGACACCACACTCATCGCCCGAGCGGTGCGCAACCTCCTCGACAATGCCATTCGACACAACGTGTCGGGAGGGTGGGTGCGTGTCCGGGTCGCCGAGGGAACGCTGCTCGTGGAGAATTCGGGTGCCACGATCGACGAGGAGAGCGTCGCGCTCCTCACCGAGCCGTTCTACCGCGGAGCGGACAGCCGGCTCTCCGGTCGGGGCCACGGCCTCGGTCTCGCGATAGTCGACGGAATCGCCCAGCGGCACGGCGGCTCACTCACGCTCGACGCCCGTCCGACCGGCGGACTCTCGGCGAGCCTCCGATTGCCCCTTATCGACGCCTGA
- a CDS encoding response regulator transcription factor, which translates to MRLLLVEDETELADSLATGLRREGYLVDVATDGARALSLAAQNEVDVIVLDRDLPQLSGDAVCRTLVAQQYPARILMLTAAGTLDDRVAGLDLGADDYLAKPFAYLELLARIRALGRRSPSTAVVLEHSGVRIDGSRRIAERDGHPVQLTIKEFGVLEILLSAGGGWVSADELLDAVWDEPLERTRGVVKIVVHTLRRKLGPPGVIQSAPGYGYRMGES; encoded by the coding sequence CCGGGTTGCGACGCGAGGGCTACCTCGTCGATGTCGCCACCGACGGTGCTCGCGCACTTTCCCTCGCCGCCCAGAACGAGGTCGATGTCATCGTCCTCGACCGCGACCTCCCGCAGCTGAGCGGGGATGCCGTGTGTCGAACACTCGTGGCCCAGCAGTACCCGGCCCGCATTCTTATGCTCACGGCCGCGGGCACCCTCGATGATCGTGTCGCTGGGCTCGACCTCGGCGCCGACGACTATCTCGCCAAGCCGTTCGCGTATCTCGAACTCCTGGCGCGTATCCGCGCGCTCGGTCGACGCTCGCCCTCGACCGCTGTTGTGCTGGAGCACTCCGGCGTTCGCATCGATGGATCGCGCCGGATCGCCGAACGCGACGGGCATCCCGTGCAGCTCACAATCAAGGAGTTCGGCGTGCTCGAAATCCTTCTGAGCGCAGGCGGCGGGTGGGTGAGCGCCGACGAGTTACTGGACGCGGTGTGGGATGAGCCGCTCGAGCGCACGCGGGGAGTGGTCAAGATCGTCGTCCACACCCTGCGACGAAAGCTCGGCCCGCCCGGGGTTATCCAGTCCGCGCCAGGGTACGGCTACCGAATGGGGGAATCGTGA